A section of the Flavobacterium ardleyense genome encodes:
- a CDS encoding DUF3109 family protein: MFQLGKTIVSEDILEKDFVCNLTACKGACCVAGDAGAPLTLEETKILEEIYPKIKSMLRPEGIAAIEGQGTWVTGEDGELETPLIGGADCAYVIFDEGTALCGIEQAYNEGLVSWKKPVSCHLYPVRVKDFSDFAAVNYDRWDICDDACTLGQELGVPVYKFVKEALIRRFGEDWYMELEKVAEDLKKSK; the protein is encoded by the coding sequence ATGTTTCAACTAGGAAAAACCATCGTATCTGAGGATATCCTCGAAAAAGATTTTGTTTGTAATCTTACTGCTTGCAAAGGTGCTTGTTGTGTAGCTGGTGATGCCGGTGCACCACTAACTCTTGAGGAGACCAAGATTCTTGAGGAAATTTATCCAAAAATTAAGTCAATGCTACGTCCAGAGGGAATTGCTGCAATTGAAGGGCAAGGAACTTGGGTCACTGGCGAGGATGGCGAACTAGAGACGCCACTTATTGGTGGAGCAGATTGCGCTTATGTTATATTTGACGAAGGAACTGCTCTTTGTGGAATAGAACAAGCATACAACGAAGGATTAGTAAGCTGGAAAAAACCAGTTTCCTGTCACTTATATCCAGTACGAGTAAAAGACTTTTCAGATTTTGCCGCAGTCAATTATGATCGGTGGGACATTTGTGATGATGCTTGTACTCTTGGTCAAGAATTAGGCGTTCCTGTATATAAATTTGTCAAAGAAGCGCTAATTAGACGTTTTGGAGAAGATTGGTACATGGAACTTGAAAAAGTAGCCGAAGACCTCAAAAAATCCAAATAA
- a CDS encoding ribonucleotide-diphosphate reductase subunit beta, with amino-acid sequence MSQIEPILQENSDRFVIFPIKHPDIWDWYKKMEASFWTAEEIDLSQDLTDWNEKLTGDERYFIKHILAFFAASDGIVNENLAENFVNEVKYAEAKFFYGFQIMMENIHSETYSLLIDTYVKDDTEKDLLFRALDVFPAIKKKADWALKWIESPSFAERLIAFAAVEGIFFSGAFCSIFWLKKRGLMPGLTFSNELISRDEGVHCDFAVHLHNHHLINKVSKSRIKEIIVDALNIEREFITESLPVSLIGMNAKLMTQYLEFVADRLLVELECERVYNTSNPFDFMDMISLQGKTNFFEKKVAEYQKAGVMNTDSEAQKITFDADF; translated from the coding sequence ATGTCACAGATAGAGCCGATACTTCAAGAAAACAGCGACCGATTTGTAATTTTTCCAATCAAACATCCCGATATTTGGGATTGGTATAAAAAAATGGAAGCTAGTTTCTGGACTGCCGAAGAAATTGACTTGTCTCAAGATCTTACAGATTGGAATGAAAAACTAACTGGAGACGAACGGTATTTTATAAAGCATATTTTAGCATTCTTCGCAGCTTCGGACGGAATTGTGAACGAGAATCTAGCTGAGAATTTTGTAAATGAAGTTAAGTACGCTGAGGCGAAATTCTTTTATGGTTTCCAAATCATGATGGAAAATATTCACTCCGAAACATATTCACTACTTATAGACACTTACGTGAAAGATGATACAGAAAAAGACCTTCTTTTCCGTGCTTTAGATGTTTTCCCAGCGATTAAGAAAAAAGCGGATTGGGCTCTAAAGTGGATTGAATCGCCATCTTTTGCCGAAAGACTTATTGCCTTTGCAGCAGTAGAAGGAATTTTCTTCTCTGGAGCTTTCTGTTCAATTTTCTGGTTAAAGAAACGTGGCTTGATGCCGGGATTAACTTTCTCTAACGAACTGATTTCTCGTGACGAAGGTGTTCACTGTGATTTTGCAGTGCATTTGCACAACCACCACTTGATTAATAAAGTTTCAAAATCTCGCATTAAAGAAATTATCGTCGATGCACTTAATATCGAAAGAGAATTTATCACAGAATCGCTTCCGGTAAGTTTGATTGGAATGAATGCGAAGCTAATGACTCAATATTTAGAATTTGTTGCAGACAGACTTCTAGTTGAATTAGAGTGCGAAAGAGTTTACAACACTTCAAATCCTTTTGATTTTATGGATATGATTTCGCTTCAGGGAAAGACAAATTTCTTCGAAAAGAAAGTTGCCGAATATCAAAAAGCAGGAGTTATGAACACAGATTCTGAAGCTCAAAAAATTACTTTCGACGCTGATTTCTAG
- a CDS encoding HupE/UreJ family protein has protein sequence MSEFWIFFQLGLRHVLDINGYDHLLFLVALTAPFLFKDWKQILILVSVFTLGHTVAMLLNVYNILSIRSAIIEFLIPISILITALFTLLSGGKPAKPQSKNAIMFITLFFGIIHGLGFSTYFKSLLSGTPTDKLLPLFEFALGIEAAQIIIVTIVLIASYAVQTFTKFNKRDWTLVLSAFVIGVVLPLIVENDIWK, from the coding sequence ATGTCGGAGTTTTGGATATTTTTTCAACTTGGTTTGAGACACGTTTTAGATATTAACGGATACGATCATTTATTATTTCTAGTAGCCTTAACAGCACCGTTTTTATTTAAAGATTGGAAGCAAATTCTGATATTGGTAAGTGTTTTTACTTTAGGTCATACAGTGGCGATGTTACTCAATGTGTATAATATTCTTAGCATTCGAAGCGCAATTATTGAGTTTTTAATTCCGATTTCTATTTTGATTACCGCACTTTTTACACTTCTAAGTGGCGGAAAACCCGCAAAACCTCAAAGTAAAAATGCCATAATGTTTATAACGCTTTTCTTCGGAATTATACATGGACTTGGATTTTCGACCTATTTCAAATCATTATTAAGCGGAACTCCAACAGATAAACTTTTACCTTTGTTTGAATTTGCTTTAGGAATTGAAGCAGCACAGATAATAATTGTTACCATAGTTTTGATAGCGTCATACGCCGTACAGACTTTTACTAAATTTAATAAACGAGACTGGACCTTGGTGCTCTCGGCCTTTGTCATTGGCGTAGTGTTGCCATTGATAGTAGAAAATGATATTTGGAAATAA
- a CDS encoding FAD-dependent oxidoreductase: MFDVLIIGGGAAGVSCALVLGSAHKREFAHEKKVGIIAHQKASALQDAVLNNAYGMPLYTLGSDTLTNGLRQLQDAYPHITQIAKEKVSSISGDFPLFTITTNKNIYQARSVVIAVGNSNSFNITGLQDFVIPHMKTIADKNRIQLINTDHQIAQGMYVAGTLAGWRSQVAIAAGSGAAVATDILTMWNNGIDTHSHDSLR, from the coding sequence ATGTTTGATGTATTAATAATCGGTGGCGGCGCTGCCGGTGTTTCTTGCGCTTTAGTTTTGGGATCTGCGCACAAACGCGAATTTGCCCATGAAAAGAAAGTAGGCATTATAGCCCATCAAAAGGCGTCAGCTCTTCAAGATGCGGTTCTTAATAACGCTTATGGAATGCCACTTTACACATTAGGTTCAGATACTTTGACAAATGGACTTAGGCAGTTACAGGATGCTTATCCTCACATTACCCAGATTGCAAAAGAAAAAGTAAGTAGCATATCTGGAGATTTTCCCCTCTTTACTATCACTACCAATAAAAACATTTATCAGGCCAGATCTGTAGTAATTGCAGTCGGAAATTCGAATAGTTTCAACATTACCGGTTTACAAGACTTCGTTATTCCACACATGAAGACCATTGCGGATAAAAATCGAATTCAGCTAATTAACACTGATCATCAAATTGCTCAAGGGATGTACGTTGCTGGAACTCTTGCCGGCTGGCGCAGTCAAGTCGCAATTGCCGCTGGAAGTGGTGCTGCGGTTGCAACTGATATTCTTACAATGTGGAATAACGGAATTGACACTCATAGCCACGATTCTTTGCGCTAG
- a CDS encoding S41 family peptidase, translating into MKKKRIFGPLIVFSSIAFGILLGSLLNFSSPSLVLEKNSYKNKLNKLIDFIENEYVDSINTDSIVDITVNNILEKLDPHSVYIPADEFEASAESMKGDFVGIGINFYMYKDTVAVIKTIEDGPSAKAGIKAGDRILFADKDQLFGRKLPTDSLFSKLKGAEGSKVLLKVFRKSENKTFTIDLIRGTIPIKSVDVAEMIDQKTGYIKINRFAETTATEFNTSLQKLLDLQMENLVIDLRDNGGGYLEKANEIADELLKAGELIVQTKNKKQRTDKTVATKGGLFEKGKLYILINENSASASEIIAGAIQDNDRGKIVGRRSFGKGLVQREMNFQDGSAVRLTVARYYTPSGRSIQKPYANGVEDYYSEFDHRFESGELYERDSIKVADTLKFKTKNGRIVYGGGGIVPDIFVPIEKEHGLEGLGYLMQSGIVGHFAFEQLDKHRAEFKGMKFEEFSDAMAKTDKYFKAFDNYLSESGFGMNLKKNKDFVKSFITAEFARQLFSENRYYEIIKRNDAMIKAVQVDLEN; encoded by the coding sequence ATGAAAAAGAAAAGGATTTTTGGGCCACTTATAGTTTTTTCCAGCATAGCCTTTGGTATTTTGCTGGGAAGTCTTCTCAATTTCTCTAGTCCATCCTTAGTTTTAGAAAAGAATAGTTATAAAAATAAACTCAATAAACTTATTGACTTTATCGAAAATGAATACGTCGATTCTATCAATACAGATTCAATCGTAGATATTACAGTTAATAATATTCTCGAAAAATTAGATCCACATTCTGTCTACATTCCTGCTGACGAGTTTGAGGCTTCCGCCGAATCTATGAAAGGTGACTTCGTTGGAATTGGAATTAATTTTTATATGTATAAAGATACGGTCGCGGTTATCAAGACGATTGAAGACGGCCCTTCGGCAAAAGCAGGAATCAAAGCTGGCGACCGAATTCTCTTCGCAGATAAAGATCAGTTATTTGGCCGAAAACTCCCTACCGATAGTTTATTTTCGAAATTAAAAGGTGCCGAAGGTTCGAAAGTTCTTTTAAAAGTTTTTAGAAAATCAGAGAATAAAACATTCACAATTGATCTAATCCGTGGAACAATTCCGATAAAAAGTGTAGACGTAGCCGAAATGATTGATCAGAAAACGGGGTATATTAAGATCAATCGATTTGCAGAAACAACCGCAACCGAATTTAATACCTCTCTTCAAAAATTGTTAGACTTACAGATGGAAAACCTAGTTATCGACCTTAGAGATAATGGTGGTGGTTATTTAGAGAAAGCAAATGAAATTGCTGATGAACTGTTAAAAGCTGGTGAACTCATCGTACAGACAAAAAACAAAAAACAACGTACAGACAAGACTGTTGCCACCAAAGGGGGATTATTTGAAAAAGGAAAACTTTATATTCTTATAAATGAAAATAGTGCATCTGCAAGCGAAATCATAGCGGGTGCTATTCAAGATAATGATAGGGGAAAAATTGTGGGGAGACGTTCTTTTGGAAAGGGATTGGTGCAACGCGAAATGAATTTTCAAGATGGATCGGCAGTGAGATTAACCGTAGCCCGGTATTACACTCCTTCTGGAAGGTCTATTCAAAAGCCTTATGCTAATGGAGTTGAAGATTATTACAGCGAATTTGATCATAGATTTGAAAGTGGCGAACTTTATGAAAGAGATAGTATTAAAGTTGCCGATACCTTAAAATTTAAAACTAAAAATGGACGCATCGTTTATGGAGGTGGCGGAATTGTTCCAGACATTTTTGTGCCTATAGAAAAGGAGCATGGGCTGGAAGGTCTTGGTTATTTAATGCAATCGGGAATTGTAGGGCATTTTGCCTTTGAGCAACTTGACAAACACCGAGCGGAATTTAAGGGAATGAAATTCGAAGAATTTAGCGATGCGATGGCAAAAACTGATAAATATTTTAAAGCTTTTGACAACTATCTTTCAGAAAGTGGTTTCGGAATGAACCTAAAGAAAAATAAAGATTTTGTAAAAAGTTTTATCACTGCCGAATTTGCACGTCAGTTATTTTCTGAAAATCGGTATTACGAAATTATAAAAAGGAATGATGCAATGATAAAAGCTGTACAAGTAGATTTAGAAAACTAG
- a CDS encoding AAA family ATPase, whose amino-acid sequence MSNFFFQDRSIVNLDEVVFNETAAAQIKRFLDEYQHREILAKYDLPVVNKILLHGKTGCGKTMTAKAIAQTLNCKLFTVNLSTIVSSRLGETAKNIESLFKEANYERSVLFFDEFDSLGQIRDYDNKDNSEMKRVVNAILQLIDNFPAKSVLIAATNQLHMIDEALTRRFEMLIEYTAPSKEVLDIYYNNLLQKYPVEYQKLDRIYDVSFAEAKNHLFTVVKNNIIAAERSKITQ is encoded by the coding sequence ATGAGTAATTTCTTTTTTCAAGATCGATCGATTGTAAATTTAGATGAAGTAGTTTTTAATGAAACTGCTGCGGCTCAAATCAAACGATTTCTTGACGAATACCAACACCGCGAAATTCTTGCAAAATATGATTTGCCAGTTGTAAACAAAATTTTACTACACGGTAAAACCGGTTGTGGGAAAACGATGACTGCCAAAGCAATTGCGCAAACGCTCAACTGTAAATTATTTACCGTAAATCTTTCTACTATCGTTTCTTCGCGCCTTGGCGAAACTGCTAAGAACATCGAGTCACTTTTTAAAGAAGCAAATTACGAACGTTCGGTTTTATTCTTTGACGAATTTGATTCACTCGGACAAATCCGTGATTACGATAATAAGGACAATAGTGAAATGAAACGAGTGGTGAATGCCATTTTGCAACTCATCGATAATTTTCCAGCTAAGTCAGTTTTGATTGCTGCCACAAATCAGTTGCACATGATTGACGAAGCATTAACGCGTCGATTTGAAATGCTGATCGAATATACGGCACCTTCAAAAGAAGTTCTTGATATTTACTACAATAATCTTTTACAGAAATATCCTGTAGAATATCAAAAGCTAGATAGAATTTACGATGTCTCATTTGCAGAAGCAAAAAACCATTTATTTACTGTGGTGAAAAATAATATTATTGCCGCCGAAAGGTCAAAAATAACTCAATAA
- the fbp gene encoding class 1 fructose-bisphosphatase, producing MADRSRTLGEFIIEKQEEFKYSSGELSRIMNAIRLAAKVVNYKVNKAGLVDITGAVGQINIQGEDQQKLDVYANDVFIKTLTNREIVCGIASEENDDFITVPGCDNSHSNKYVLLMDPLDGSSNIDVNVSVGTIFSVYKRISPIGSPVTKEDFLQPGTAQVAAGYVIYGTSTMLVYTTGHGVNGFTLNPAIGTFYLSHPNMTFAPDGKIYSINEGNYIHFHPGIKNYIKYCQSEEGDRPYTSRYIGSLVADVHRNMIKGGIYMYPKSSKSEKGKLRLLYECNPMAFIVEQAGGKATDGVTRILQLKPEELHERVPFICGSKNMVEKAEEFIAAAQNM from the coding sequence ATGGCAGATCGCAGTAGAACTCTAGGAGAGTTTATTATCGAAAAACAAGAAGAATTTAAATACTCTTCGGGTGAATTATCACGTATTATGAATGCTATTCGGCTAGCGGCCAAAGTAGTGAACTATAAAGTAAATAAAGCGGGACTTGTAGATATTACTGGAGCTGTCGGACAGATTAACATTCAAGGCGAAGACCAGCAAAAACTCGATGTATACGCAAATGATGTTTTTATTAAAACTCTTACAAACCGCGAAATTGTTTGCGGAATTGCATCAGAAGAAAATGACGATTTCATCACTGTTCCAGGTTGCGATAATAGTCACAGCAATAAATATGTATTATTGATGGATCCACTAGACGGATCTTCAAATATTGATGTCAATGTATCTGTAGGAACTATCTTTTCAGTTTATAAAAGAATTTCTCCTATTGGAAGCCCAGTCACAAAAGAAGATTTTCTTCAGCCAGGAACAGCGCAAGTTGCTGCTGGATATGTAATTTATGGAACATCGACAATGCTCGTTTACACAACAGGACATGGCGTTAACGGATTTACTTTAAATCCGGCAATTGGAACATTCTATCTTTCGCACCCAAATATGACCTTTGCTCCCGACGGAAAAATTTATAGTATTAACGAAGGAAATTACATACACTTTCACCCAGGAATAAAAAATTATATCAAATATTGCCAATCAGAAGAAGGAGATCGTCCATATACATCTCGCTATATTGGAAGTTTGGTGGCAGATGTTCACAGAAATATGATCAAAGGTGGAATTTACATGTATCCTAAGAGTTCTAAAAGCGAAAAAGGAAAATTGCGTTTGCTATACGAATGCAACCCAATGGCCTTTATCGTAGAGCAAGCTGGTGGAAAAGCAACCGATGGTGTAACTAGAATTTTGCAACTCAAACCAGAAGAGTTACATGAGCGTGTGCCCTTTATTTGCGGAAGCAAAAATATGGTTGAGAAAGCGGAAGAATTTATCGCCGCTGCGCAGAATATGTAA
- a CDS encoding deoxycytidylate deaminase, protein MDIKKIARYDHAYLKIAKEWGKLSHCNRKKVGAIIVKDRMIISDGYNGTPSGFDNTCENDIGETHWYVLHAEANAILKVASSTQSCDGATLYITMSPCKDCSKLIHQAGITRVVYLSGYKDMSGVDFLIRAGVKVDNINLDEYENV, encoded by the coding sequence ATGGATATAAAAAAAATAGCTCGCTACGATCATGCCTATCTTAAAATTGCCAAAGAGTGGGGCAAGTTATCACATTGCAACCGTAAAAAAGTAGGTGCGATTATTGTAAAGGATCGCATGATAATTTCAGATGGATATAATGGAACACCGTCTGGATTTGATAATACTTGCGAGAATGATATTGGAGAAACGCATTGGTATGTGCTGCATGCCGAAGCAAATGCGATATTAAAAGTTGCTTCGTCAACGCAATCTTGTGATGGCGCAACGCTTTATATTACGATGTCACCTTGCAAGGATTGCAGCAAATTAATACATCAAGCTGGAATTACTCGAGTTGTTTATTTGTCGGGATATAAAGACATGTCTGGCGTAGATTTCTTGATTAGAGCAGGAGTAAAAGTAGATAATATAAATCTAGATGAGTATGAAAACGTATAA
- a CDS encoding ribonucleoside-diphosphate reductase subunit alpha — protein sequence MYVIKRNGTKEPVMFDKITDRIKKLCYGLNDLVDPVKVAMRVIEGLYDGVATSELDNLAAETAAAMTISHPDYAQLAARIAISNLHSNTTKSFSETMTEMYNYVNPRTNQASPLLSDEVYDVIQKNAVFLDSHVIYNRDFNYDYFGFKTLERSYLLKLNGKIVERPQHMLMRVSVGIHLDDLDSVLETYDLMSKKFFTHATPTLFNAGTPKPQMSSCFLLAMQDDSIDGIYDTLKQTAKISQSAGGVGLSIHNVRATGSYIRGTNGTSNGIVPMLRVFNDTARYVDQGGGKRKGSFAIYIETWHADIFDFLDLKKNHGKEEMRARDLFFAMWTSDLFMKRVELDTTWTLMCPSECPGLYDVHGDEFETLYESYEAAGKGRKTIRARELWEKILESQIETGTPYMLYKDAVNRKSNQKNLGTIRSSNLCTEIMEYTSADEVAVCNLASISLPMFVENGAFNHQLLYDVTKRVTRNLNKVIDRNYYPVPEAENSNMRHRPVGLGVQGLADAFIMLRLPFTSDEAKKLNQEIFETLYFAAVTASMELAKEEGPYSTYEGSPISQGEFQYNLWGLKDEELSGRWDWAALRTDVLANGVRNSLLVAPMPTASTSQILGNNEAFEPYTSNIYTRRTLSGEFIIVNKHLLEDLVERGLWNETLKQEIMRHNGSVQNIAEIPADLKELYKTVWELSMKDIIDMSRQRGYFIDQSQSLNLFMQDANFAKLTSMHFYAWKSGLKTGMYYLRTKSAVDAIKFTLNNDKKAAPVAEAIAANEFKSMIDLARNAEPDDCDMCGS from the coding sequence ATGTACGTAATAAAAAGAAACGGGACGAAAGAGCCTGTGATGTTTGACAAAATTACCGATAGGATTAAGAAATTATGTTACGGCCTCAACGATCTTGTAGATCCTGTGAAGGTAGCAATGCGAGTGATAGAAGGACTTTACGACGGTGTAGCCACTTCTGAACTTGATAATCTTGCTGCCGAAACTGCCGCTGCAATGACGATTTCGCATCCTGATTATGCGCAATTAGCGGCTAGAATTGCAATTTCAAACTTACATAGTAATACTACAAAATCGTTTTCAGAAACGATGACCGAAATGTACAATTATGTGAATCCTCGTACAAATCAAGCGTCGCCTTTATTGTCCGATGAGGTGTATGATGTAATTCAGAAAAATGCCGTTTTCCTAGATTCTCACGTAATTTACAACCGTGATTTTAACTATGATTATTTCGGATTTAAAACCTTGGAACGTAGTTATTTACTAAAGTTAAATGGCAAAATAGTGGAGCGTCCTCAGCACATGTTGATGCGTGTTTCTGTGGGAATTCACTTAGATGATTTGGATTCGGTTTTAGAAACTTACGACCTCATGTCTAAGAAATTTTTTACCCACGCGACGCCAACTTTGTTTAATGCAGGTACTCCAAAACCACAAATGTCGAGCTGTTTCTTGCTTGCGATGCAGGATGATAGTATTGATGGAATTTACGATACGCTAAAGCAAACTGCCAAAATTTCGCAATCTGCAGGTGGAGTAGGACTGTCTATTCACAACGTTCGTGCGACTGGATCATATATTCGTGGTACAAATGGAACTTCAAACGGAATTGTTCCAATGTTGAGAGTTTTCAATGATACTGCACGTTATGTAGATCAAGGTGGTGGAAAACGCAAAGGAAGTTTTGCGATTTACATCGAAACTTGGCATGCTGATATTTTTGATTTCCTCGACCTGAAAAAGAATCACGGAAAAGAAGAAATGCGCGCGCGCGACTTATTTTTTGCAATGTGGACTTCAGATTTATTTATGAAAAGAGTGGAGTTAGACACAACTTGGACCTTGATGTGCCCGAGCGAATGTCCTGGACTTTACGACGTTCACGGAGATGAGTTTGAAACTCTTTACGAATCTTACGAAGCAGCTGGCAAAGGTCGCAAAACAATTAGAGCTCGCGAATTATGGGAGAAAATTCTAGAATCGCAAATCGAAACTGGTACTCCTTATATGTTGTACAAAGATGCGGTGAATAGAAAATCGAATCAGAAAAATTTGGGTACGATTAGATCTTCGAATCTTTGTACCGAAATTATGGAATATACATCGGCAGATGAGGTTGCAGTTTGTAATCTCGCATCGATTTCGCTTCCAATGTTTGTAGAAAATGGTGCTTTTAATCACCAATTATTATATGACGTTACCAAACGGGTAACGCGCAACTTAAACAAGGTAATTGACCGCAATTATTACCCTGTTCCAGAGGCCGAAAATTCAAATATGCGCCACCGTCCCGTAGGATTGGGTGTACAAGGATTGGCAGATGCGTTTATTATGCTCAGACTGCCTTTTACAAGTGATGAGGCTAAGAAACTGAATCAGGAAATCTTCGAAACCCTTTACTTTGCTGCGGTTACCGCTTCAATGGAGCTAGCAAAAGAGGAAGGTCCTTACAGCACTTACGAAGGTTCGCCGATCTCGCAAGGGGAGTTTCAATATAATTTATGGGGACTTAAAGACGAGGAACTTTCGGGTCGTTGGGATTGGGCTGCATTGCGTACAGACGTGCTTGCAAACGGGGTGAGAAACTCACTGCTTGTGGCACCGATGCCAACTGCCTCTACATCTCAAATACTAGGAAATAACGAAGCTTTTGAGCCATATACTTCAAATATTTATACTCGTCGTACGCTTTCTGGTGAGTTTATCATCGTCAACAAGCACCTTTTAGAAGATCTTGTGGAGCGCGGATTATGGAATGAAACTTTGAAGCAAGAGATTATGCGTCACAACGGATCTGTCCAAAATATCGCGGAAATTCCTGCAGATTTAAAGGAGCTTTATAAGACGGTTTGGGAGTTAAGTATGAAAGACATCATCGATATGTCGCGTCAACGCGGCTATTTTATCGATCAGTCTCAGTCCTTAAATCTATTTATGCAAGATGCGAACTTTGCAAAATTAACTTCGATGCATTTCTACGCTTGGAAGTCTGGTCTTAAGACTGGAATGTACTATTTGCGTACCAAAAGTGCGGTTGATGCAATCAAATTCACTTTGAATAATGACAAGAAAGCCGCGCCGGTAGCCGAGGCGATTGCTGCAAATGAGTTTAAATCAATGATCGATTTAGCTCGAAATGCTGAGCCGGATGACTGCGATATGTGCGGATCTTAA
- a CDS encoding MarC family protein codes for MNLVFQEIVTVAMVLFAVIDIVGGVPVIVSLKQKHGKIESEKAAIAACIMLITFLFIGEEMLTVIGIDVYSFAVAGSFVLFFLALEMILGITLYRDEETNSASIVPIAFPLIAGAGTLTTLLSLKAQYQTINILIAIVLNIILVYIVLKSSSKIEKVLGKNGLGIIRKFFGVILLAIAVKLFAGNVKALFV; via the coding sequence ATGAATTTAGTTTTTCAAGAGATTGTCACCGTTGCCATGGTACTTTTTGCAGTAATTGATATTGTAGGTGGCGTGCCAGTAATTGTAAGTTTAAAGCAAAAACATGGTAAGATTGAATCTGAAAAGGCAGCGATTGCAGCTTGTATCATGCTAATTACTTTTTTATTTATAGGTGAAGAAATGCTAACTGTTATTGGAATTGATGTCTATTCTTTTGCAGTAGCTGGATCATTTGTATTGTTTTTTCTAGCGCTCGAAATGATTTTAGGAATCACACTATATCGAGACGAAGAAACAAATTCTGCCTCAATTGTACCAATTGCATTTCCTCTAATTGCGGGAGCGGGAACCTTGACCACCCTGCTATCTTTAAAAGCACAGTATCAAACTATCAATATCTTGATCGCAATTGTATTAAATATCATATTAGTCTATATCGTTTTGAAATCTTCATCAAAAATTGAAAAAGTTTTAGGTAAAAACGGACTAGGTATTATTAGAAAATTTTTCGGTGTTATACTTTTAGCTATTGCTGTTAAATTATTTGCAGGCAATGTTAAAGCGCTCTTTGTTTAA
- a CDS encoding TerB family tellurite resistance protein, with product MSFSDLFSTSFSSRNRGHFSAIVRVALADGKLADVEKVFLDQLARRLDVSEEEYAEILADPLKYPINPPYLYSQRLDRLYDLARMVYVDHNLGDSQVNMLKKFCVGLGFTPSNVDYIVAKAFELVKQEVDLDTFIYEMTNMNK from the coding sequence ATGTCATTTTCAGATCTTTTTAGTACTTCGTTTTCATCACGAAATCGTGGCCATTTCTCTGCAATAGTACGTGTTGCGCTTGCTGACGGCAAACTTGCAGACGTGGAAAAAGTATTCTTGGATCAACTCGCTCGCAGATTGGATGTATCTGAAGAAGAGTACGCCGAAATTCTTGCTGATCCTTTAAAATACCCTATAAATCCACCTTATTTATATTCTCAAAGACTTGATCGTTTGTATGACCTTGCTCGCATGGTTTATGTCGATCACAATTTGGGAGATAGTCAAGTAAATATGCTTAAGAAATTTTGCGTAGGACTTGGTTTCACGCCAAGTAACGTTGATTATATCGTAGCCAAAGCTTTTGAACTTGTAAAACAAGAAGTTGACTTAGATACTTTTATTTACGAGATGACTAATATGAACAAATAA